The following coding sequences lie in one Candidatus Marinarcus aquaticus genomic window:
- a CDS encoding cobyrinate a,c-diamide synthase has translation MSAIASNQGKTILTTALLYHFKKSVRPFKIGPDFIDPQFHEKVCGTPSINLDTCIMKEEQVQWMFAHYSNKEYAILEGVMGFYDGMDKGSSAYDVSKLLKVPTVLVLDASGSYITLSAVLKGLKEYRSDCTIKGVVFNHVGSQGHFELIKNRVEQDFKDIVVLGWIKKGLETLQSTHLGLDLKESEKEKLEELSQEVLEHIDLGVLERMSQIKKLNIQEYPFETIEKSKQHLAVVHDQNFSFLYHDNLEFLKEQFETVTLVNGINNEEVPKDCDVLYIPGGYIETKEAYERIKDANAFKNSIIAHAKRKRPIYAECAGLLFISKCVDEKKMLGLLDIEFTLSNRFVRMGYYENDLGITGHAFHYTKPKNENIQGEYTLYKGNKALGKVAAFQKGTVFGTYLHTMFRNNFTKIQDKFGF, from the coding sequence ATCTCAGCCATTGCTTCCAATCAAGGTAAAACCATATTAACAACAGCCTTGTTGTATCACTTTAAAAAAAGTGTGCGTCCTTTTAAAATAGGTCCTGATTTTATTGACCCACAGTTTCATGAAAAGGTATGTGGTACGCCCAGTATCAACTTAGATACATGTATCATGAAGGAGGAACAAGTTCAATGGATGTTTGCACATTACAGCAACAAAGAGTATGCCATCTTAGAAGGAGTGATGGGGTTTTATGATGGGATGGATAAAGGAAGTTCTGCTTATGATGTATCTAAACTCTTAAAAGTGCCTACGGTGTTAGTGCTTGATGCCAGTGGTTCATATATCACTCTTAGTGCTGTTTTAAAAGGTCTTAAAGAGTACCGAAGTGATTGTACTATTAAAGGTGTGGTTTTTAATCATGTGGGCTCTCAAGGACACTTTGAACTCATTAAAAACCGTGTGGAGCAAGATTTTAAAGATATTGTTGTATTGGGTTGGATAAAAAAGGGCTTAGAAACTCTGCAGTCAACTCATTTGGGATTGGATTTAAAAGAGAGTGAAAAAGAGAAGCTAGAAGAGCTTTCACAAGAGGTGCTTGAACATATTGATTTAGGGGTATTAGAAAGAATGAGTCAAATAAAGAAGCTCAACATACAAGAGTATCCGTTTGAAACCATTGAAAAAAGCAAACAACATCTTGCGGTTGTACATGATCAGAACTTCTCATTTTTATATCACGATAACTTAGAGTTTTTAAAAGAGCAGTTTGAAACGGTCACGCTTGTAAATGGTATAAACAATGAAGAGGTTCCAAAAGATTGTGATGTGCTGTACATACCGGGAGGATACATTGAGACCAAGGAAGCATATGAGCGCATCAAAGATGCAAATGCGTTTAAAAACTCAATTATTGCTCACGCAAAGAGGAAGAGGCCCATTTATGCAGAGTGTGCAGGATTGTTGTTTATCTCAAAATGTGTGGATGAAAAAAAGATGTTGGGTCTGCTTGATATAGAGTTTACCCTTTCCAATCGTTTTGTACGTATGGGATACTATGAAAATGATTTGGGTATCACGGGTCACGCGTTTCACTATACCAAACCCAAAAATGAGAACATACAAGGGGAGTATACCTTGTATAAAGGGAACAAAGCTTTAGGAAAAGTTGCGGCATTTCAAAAAGGAACGGTCTTTGGTACCTATTTGCATACCATGTTTCGAAATAACTTCACAAAAATCCAAGATAAGTTCGGTTTTTAA
- a CDS encoding ABC transporter ATP-binding protein: protein MLEVKQYTSNILHELSFVLPKEENLIILGQNGAGKSTLAKVLSQLIPNESVYLDSKRVDELSSLQRALKINYIPPKLSIFDDYMTLQEFLELSFIDEVNPAKIEKVIELLKLQKLQHRCCKEFSSGEKQLTLLASALIHNAQITIFDELTANLDISRLKEVFDIFNSEWLAQKVIITHNLDLAYALKYRVMFIKEGKIAFFGEHEEFFNNENLKRFYNDTIIKLQSHLVVNL, encoded by the coding sequence ATGTTAGAAGTAAAACAGTACACCAGTAACATACTGCATGAACTCTCTTTTGTATTACCCAAAGAGGAGAACCTTATTATTTTAGGACAAAATGGGGCAGGGAAGTCTACATTGGCTAAAGTACTCTCACAACTCATTCCCAATGAGTCTGTTTACTTGGATTCAAAGAGAGTCGATGAATTAAGCAGTTTGCAACGCGCTTTAAAGATAAACTATATTCCACCCAAACTTTCGATTTTTGACGACTATATGACACTTCAAGAGTTTTTAGAGCTCTCTTTTATTGATGAGGTTAATCCTGCAAAAATTGAAAAGGTGATAGAACTGCTTAAATTGCAGAAGTTACAACATCGATGTTGTAAAGAGTTCAGTTCAGGAGAGAAACAGCTCACACTCTTGGCTTCAGCACTCATACACAATGCCCAAATTACAATTTTTGATGAACTCACTGCAAATTTGGATATTTCACGATTAAAAGAGGTGTTTGATATTTTCAACTCAGAGTGGTTGGCACAAAAAGTTATCATTACCCACAATTTAGATTTAGCCTATGCGCTTAAATACAGAGTCATGTTCATAAAAGAGGGTAAGATTGCATTTTTTGGTGAGCATGAGGAATTTTTTAACAACGAGAATCTGAAACGATTTTACAATGACACCATTATTAAACTTCAGAGTCATTTGGTGGTGAACTTATGA
- a CDS encoding aldo/keto reductase gives MNYKYIGRTGLRVTDICLGTMTFGTTTSKQEAFEILNKAYEKGINFYDTAEIYPVPPTAKLGGLTEQIVGEWLKTKPRDSVILATKVSGAASGWFVPPTRHGLTAIDSFHIKRAIEGSLRRLNTDYVDLYQMHWPDTIVPIEESLKAFDELVKEGKVRYLGTSNDTAYGLTKANETSKHKGLARFESIQNNFSLLNPRFLDELSTVCKKEQISLLPYSPIGGGVLSGKYNGNFYPEGARFSLYMQNSSKRVQAMADRFVNEKTKEATTKYMAMAKELGISPVTLAVAWSKQHDFVASTIIGARKLEQLDDSLAALDVTLSDETLDKIKAIQKEILYPMG, from the coding sequence ATGAATTATAAATACATAGGACGAACAGGACTACGAGTAACGGATATTTGTCTGGGTACGATGACGTTTGGTACGACGACAAGCAAACAAGAAGCATTTGAGATTTTAAATAAAGCGTACGAAAAAGGGATCAACTTTTACGACACGGCTGAAATCTACCCAGTACCACCCACAGCGAAACTGGGTGGTCTTACTGAACAAATTGTTGGGGAGTGGTTAAAAACTAAACCCAGAGACTCTGTGATTTTAGCAACCAAAGTCTCAGGTGCTGCTTCAGGATGGTTTGTGCCTCCTACTCGACACGGTTTGACTGCTATTGACTCATTTCACATTAAAAGAGCCATTGAAGGAAGTCTGAGACGTCTGAATACGGACTATGTGGATTTATACCAAATGCACTGGCCAGATACCATTGTGCCTATTGAGGAGTCTTTAAAAGCGTTTGATGAGTTGGTTAAAGAGGGAAAAGTAAGATACTTAGGAACATCAAATGACACAGCATATGGATTAACCAAAGCCAATGAGACTTCTAAACACAAAGGTCTAGCACGGTTTGAATCCATACAAAACAACTTCTCTCTTTTAAACCCACGATTTTTAGATGAGCTTTCAACGGTGTGTAAAAAAGAGCAAATTTCATTGTTACCATACTCTCCAATAGGAGGAGGGGTTTTATCTGGAAAGTATAATGGAAACTTCTATCCTGAAGGTGCACGATTCTCTTTATACATGCAAAACAGCAGTAAACGTGTGCAAGCTATGGCAGATAGATTTGTCAATGAGAAGACAAAAGAGGCAACGACAAAATATATGGCGATGGCTAAAGAGTTAGGGATTTCTCCTGTAACGTTGGCGGTTGCTTGGTCAAAACAGCATGATTTTGTGGCTTCAACAATTATTGGAGCACGTAAATTAGAGCAGTTGGATGATTCACTTGCTGCACTTGATGTTACGTTGAGTGATGAAACGTTAGATAAAATTAAGGCTATACAAAAAGAAATTCTTTATCCAATGGGATAA
- a CDS encoding FecCD family ABC transporter permease, with the protein MRVGLYTLSMVLLVIAPFWGETHLNYQELFNFDSTTAVVFWDLRVSRVILAFFVGGILALSGLIFQIIFKNELITPYTLGIASGTTLFTAISIVFFPVFYITFSSMLGSLLTVFILYFIAKQINKSSIAVSTNSILLIGIALSYFYASALMLVFYVSNLQENYSIVRFTLGSLDTVGFTMAFIAMGVSLVFLSIILAYKSKIKLLLICNDTAFLKGLNVHKTNLILLIVVSLSVGVSISFVGPIGFIGLVIPHIIRLIYKRSAHNLFIPVFFFGGIFLVFSDLIARNLNTDSALPIGVVTAFIGAPFFVYLLIKRNKRNTH; encoded by the coding sequence ATGAGAGTAGGGTTGTATACACTCAGTATGGTGTTACTTGTTATTGCCCCATTTTGGGGTGAAACCCATTTAAACTATCAAGAGCTTTTTAACTTTGACTCAACAACGGCTGTCGTTTTTTGGGATTTGCGTGTCTCTCGGGTGATATTAGCATTTTTTGTAGGTGGGATATTGGCTTTAAGTGGTTTGATTTTTCAAATCATTTTTAAAAATGAACTCATCACTCCATACACTTTAGGAATTGCAAGTGGTACCACACTGTTCACTGCAATTTCTATTGTCTTCTTTCCTGTGTTTTATATCACTTTTTCTTCGATGTTGGGTTCACTGTTGACCGTATTTATTTTGTATTTTATTGCCAAACAAATCAACAAAAGCTCCATTGCTGTATCAACGAACTCCATACTGCTTATTGGTATTGCCTTATCTTATTTTTATGCTTCTGCATTGATGTTGGTCTTTTATGTCAGTAATCTACAAGAGAACTACTCGATTGTACGTTTCACCTTAGGAAGTTTAGATACCGTGGGATTTACAATGGCATTTATTGCTATGGGAGTGAGTTTGGTTTTCTTAAGTATCATATTGGCATACAAAAGCAAAATCAAACTGCTTCTTATTTGTAATGATACCGCTTTTTTAAAAGGGTTAAATGTCCATAAAACCAACTTGATACTGCTCATTGTAGTATCATTAAGTGTAGGAGTGAGTATCAGTTTTGTAGGGCCCATTGGTTTTATAGGTTTGGTCATACCTCATATTATTCGTTTGATTTATAAAAGAAGTGCACATAACCTTTTTATTCCTGTCTTTTTCTTTGGCGGAATTTTCTTGGTCTTTTCAGATTTGATTGCTCGCAATCTAAACACTGATTCTGCACTGCCTATTGGTGTGGTGACAGCTTTTATAGGGGCACCATTTTTTGTCTATTTGCTCATAAAAAGAAACAAAAGGAACACTCATTAA
- a CDS encoding ABC transporter substrate-binding protein, translated as MKQWIIVLLLSIQLLAQERVVTLSPSINEIVYALGVGEDVVGNTRHCDFPIESKSVPKVGGYANISLEKIIQLKPTVVIGQDYDQKLQSNLKELGIKTKIYQTDSLTTIKNTILSLGEYFNKEQKAQSIVSSITQTTESLKGIVQNKKILIVISPRKSLSNQIYVAGNFIYFNDMIELSGNQNAFQSESKTQPVINTEKVIRSNPDIIVLLAPFLDGKEQEQEKIKDAWRALPIHAAKENNIYTIHKLYAGIPSQRVENFMKDFKAILEDVRSKTVHQ; from the coding sequence ATGAAACAGTGGATTATTGTATTACTTCTTAGTATTCAATTGTTAGCCCAAGAGAGAGTCGTCACACTCTCTCCTTCAATCAATGAGATTGTATATGCATTGGGTGTAGGAGAAGACGTTGTAGGTAATACACGACATTGCGATTTTCCTATTGAGTCTAAAAGTGTCCCTAAAGTAGGAGGCTATGCCAATATCTCTTTGGAAAAGATTATTCAGCTAAAACCCACTGTGGTCATTGGACAAGATTATGACCAAAAACTTCAATCCAATTTAAAAGAGCTGGGAATCAAAACAAAGATATATCAAACAGACAGTTTGACTACGATTAAAAATACCATTCTCTCTTTGGGGGAGTATTTCAATAAAGAGCAAAAGGCTCAAAGCATTGTTTCAAGTATCACGCAAACCACTGAATCATTAAAGGGTATTGTACAAAATAAGAAGATACTCATTGTGATCAGTCCACGGAAGAGTTTGAGTAATCAAATCTATGTGGCAGGAAACTTTATCTATTTTAATGATATGATAGAGCTTTCGGGAAACCAAAATGCGTTTCAATCTGAAAGTAAAACCCAACCTGTGATTAATACAGAAAAAGTTATACGAAGCAATCCAGACATTATTGTATTGCTTGCACCATTTTTAGACGGCAAAGAGCAAGAGCAAGAGAAGATTAAAGATGCGTGGAGAGCTTTGCCCATTCATGCAGCAAAAGAAAATAACATATACACCATTCATAAACTGTATGCAGGTATACCAAGTCAAAGAGTAGAGAACTTTATGAAAGATTTTAAAGCGATATTAGAAGATGTTAGAAGTAAAACAGTACACCAGTAA
- a CDS encoding HAD family hydrolase, with translation MKLIMFDMDGTLVNSGTMIANTINYVRENIGLEILEKHHILTNVNDPKINTAEFFYGTKHFTEEQTILFENYYNQNCLKELEIYDGIETLLKELKGEFKLAVATNASSIFAHKMLTHLGLREYFDLLYGYDSVSQPKPHPEMVYKIIEDIKTTKERSLLVGDSHKDTQAATSAGVDSILVNWGFSDHSENAIESVEELKQHIFKKFN, from the coding sequence ATGAAATTAATCATGTTTGACATGGATGGAACACTTGTTAACAGTGGAACCATGATTGCGAATACCATTAATTATGTTCGAGAAAATATAGGTTTAGAAATTTTAGAGAAACATCATATTTTAACCAATGTGAATGATCCCAAGATTAATACTGCAGAATTTTTTTATGGAACAAAACACTTTACCGAGGAACAAACGATACTGTTTGAGAATTACTACAATCAAAACTGTCTTAAAGAGCTTGAAATCTATGATGGCATTGAAACACTCTTAAAAGAGCTCAAAGGTGAATTTAAACTCGCAGTTGCAACCAATGCTTCTTCAATATTTGCGCATAAAATGTTAACCCATTTGGGACTTCGAGAATATTTTGATTTGTTATATGGTTATGACAGCGTGAGCCAACCTAAACCGCATCCTGAAATGGTGTATAAAATCATTGAAGATATTAAAACCACCAAAGAACGCTCTTTATTAGTAGGAGACAGTCATAAAGACACCCAAGCCGCAACCAGTGCGGGCGTGGATTCTATTTTAGTCAATTGGGGGTTTTCAGATCACAGTGAAAATGCCATTGAAAGCGTAGAAGAACTCAAACAACATATCTTTAAGAAGTTCAATTAA
- a CDS encoding sulfite exporter TauE/SafE family protein has protein sequence MENISLLSIITIAILGSFGHCVGMCGGIVIAYSSTKVQTGWSKGKQMLSHVLYSFGRVVTYTLLGALFGFVGSVVTFNKTTNGLLLLITGILMILVGLSLLGKLKFLTAIEHSVSKQAWYQRSFKRLIASNTLLSFFLLGMLNGLLPCGFVYFFAITAASTGSILYGALVMLVFGLSTIPALFSLGFFVGLFKQSDFRNLMVKFASILVLGYGVYIIYLSLKYFY, from the coding sequence ATGGAAAACATCTCATTACTTTCTATTATTACTATTGCTATCTTGGGTTCATTTGGACACTGTGTAGGAATGTGTGGAGGTATTGTGATTGCATATTCCAGTACAAAGGTGCAAACGGGTTGGTCTAAAGGTAAGCAGATGCTTTCGCATGTGCTGTACTCTTTTGGACGAGTGGTAACATATACGCTTTTAGGTGCACTCTTTGGTTTTGTAGGTTCAGTTGTAACGTTTAATAAAACCACCAATGGACTGCTACTTTTAATTACTGGAATTTTAATGATTCTTGTAGGACTTTCACTGCTTGGAAAATTAAAATTCTTAACAGCCATTGAACACTCAGTATCCAAACAAGCCTGGTATCAAAGAAGTTTTAAACGTCTGATTGCTTCTAATACACTGTTGAGTTTCTTTTTATTAGGAATGCTCAATGGTCTACTTCCTTGTGGATTTGTCTACTTCTTTGCCATAACGGCAGCAAGTACAGGAAGCATACTCTACGGTGCTTTGGTTATGCTTGTTTTTGGTTTAAGTACGATTCCTGCTCTTTTTTCATTGGGCTTTTTTGTAGGCTTGTTTAAACAGAGTGATTTTAGAAATCTGATGGTTAAATTTGCTTCTATCTTAGTTTTAGGCTATGGGGTATATATCATCTATTTAAGCCTTAAATACTTCTATTAA
- a CDS encoding TonB-dependent receptor plug domain-containing protein: MKNLNTISIVASFLIAANLHATEQLSTITVTSATNSEQSIKDVTSNIKVITKEEIQERHYTTVSEALNSVAGISFTQNGTLGSTTSLLLRGNATERVLVLIDGVRFNDVTSGSGAPFEHLMMENIEQIEVVKGAQSGVWGADASAGVINIITNSAQKGTHGGVSLEYGSFKTKKYGVNLSHKQEDYYLQGTLSRVSSDGFSSFEAKRSSDDYGKRWDELAREKDGYENTTGAFKAGYNFDEANKMDVAHTFINGYLDFDGTSSDTKNKSYTHDKFTSASYENKNAFATTTLNVSRSDFNREYYYDSTDTSSFFNGETREYGLKTLIPYGEDSFVLVGADYKTFEHNNDINETFTNKAAYMTNSTKFNDGQTIVTQSLRKDNYDKFDDKTTGKVGIKHFFTEDLNASSNYGTAYNVPTLYKLFSNYGNPNLSPETIKSFDVQVAYKDFSITYFKTDITDMIEYDFGTSKYANIDGESTLQGVELEYTQEVYEATLLSLNYTHLRTRDNKGEPLRRQPKRQLGFAIDYYGFNKWHLNLNGSYIGERYDDSARQVQTGNYTLWNSVVNYDISKHFKAYVKIENIFDKYYQTVDGYATAERSAYVGIKASF, from the coding sequence ATGAAAAATCTAAATACGATAAGCATCGTTGCAAGCTTTTTAATTGCAGCAAACCTACACGCAACAGAACAACTCTCAACAATCACAGTTACAAGTGCAACCAATTCAGAACAATCCATTAAAGATGTTACATCAAATATTAAAGTCATTACAAAAGAAGAGATTCAAGAGCGACACTATACGACAGTATCTGAAGCATTAAACAGTGTTGCAGGTATCTCATTTACACAAAATGGAACTTTAGGATCAACCACCTCTTTACTTTTAAGAGGAAATGCAACAGAACGAGTTTTGGTGTTAATTGACGGCGTTCGATTTAATGATGTTACCAGTGGAAGTGGTGCGCCATTTGAACACTTGATGATGGAAAATATTGAACAAATTGAAGTGGTAAAAGGGGCACAAAGTGGTGTTTGGGGAGCAGATGCGAGTGCAGGTGTGATTAATATCATTACAAACAGCGCACAAAAAGGTACTCATGGAGGTGTCTCTTTAGAGTATGGTTCATTTAAAACCAAAAAGTATGGAGTCAATCTCTCTCATAAACAAGAGGATTATTATCTCCAAGGAACGCTTTCACGAGTCAGCAGTGATGGTTTCAGTTCGTTTGAGGCCAAACGTTCATCTGACGATTATGGTAAACGTTGGGATGAGCTTGCGAGAGAGAAAGATGGGTATGAAAATACGACAGGGGCTTTTAAAGCAGGATATAACTTTGATGAAGCAAATAAAATGGATGTAGCGCATACTTTTATCAATGGCTATTTAGATTTTGATGGCACTTCATCCGATACAAAAAACAAATCTTATACCCATGATAAGTTTACCTCTGCTTCGTATGAAAATAAAAATGCATTCGCCACAACGACATTGAACGTCAGCCGATCTGATTTTAATAGAGAGTACTATTATGACTCGACAGATACAAGCTCTTTTTTTAATGGTGAAACCAGAGAGTATGGTTTAAAGACGCTTATCCCATATGGAGAAGACTCATTTGTCTTAGTGGGCGCTGATTATAAAACTTTTGAACACAACAATGATATTAATGAAACCTTTACGAATAAAGCGGCGTATATGACCAACAGTACCAAGTTCAATGATGGTCAAACCATTGTGACTCAATCACTGAGAAAAGATAACTATGATAAGTTTGATGATAAAACCACAGGAAAAGTAGGAATTAAACACTTTTTTACTGAGGATCTTAATGCAAGCAGTAATTATGGAACGGCGTATAATGTACCTACACTTTATAAACTTTTTTCAAATTATGGGAACCCCAACCTCTCACCTGAAACCATTAAATCATTTGATGTACAAGTAGCTTATAAAGATTTCTCTATTACCTATTTTAAAACCGACATTACGGATATGATAGAGTATGACTTTGGAACAAGTAAGTATGCCAATATTGATGGAGAGTCAACACTGCAAGGAGTAGAGTTAGAATACACCCAAGAAGTGTATGAGGCAACGCTGTTGAGTTTAAACTATACACACTTACGAACCCGGGATAATAAAGGAGAACCTTTACGACGACAACCCAAACGTCAATTAGGGTTTGCCATAGATTATTATGGTTTTAATAAATGGCATTTAAATCTCAATGGTTCATATATAGGTGAGCGATATGATGACAGTGCACGACAAGTACAAACAGGAAATTATACACTGTGGAACTCTGTAGTCAATTATGACATCAGCAAACATTTTAAGGCATATGTTAAAATAGAGAATATCTTTGACAAGTATTATCAAACAGTAGATGGTTATGCAACAGCAGAACGAAGTGCTTATGTTGGAATAAAGGCAAGCTTTTAA
- a CDS encoding SLAC1 anion channel family protein, producing the protein MEQENLKKIPNRLQFFPVMMFAIVMGLSGLTLVFRKAHETLHFSALLDLSLSFLTVAVFIAVLLTYGIKIIKYTAQVKQEFNHPIRINFFAAISISFILVSMIVHPMQKALSYDLFIIGAVLHAFFTFYTLSFWINKSLEIQHSNPAWFIPIVGNLIVPIGGVGFVDDAVLLYFFSIGIFFWIIMLAIILNRIIFHVQFAQKFMPTLFILIAPPSIGLLSYFKLTHELDMFAYILFNLGLFFTLLLLFMYKSFLNIKFFISWWAFTFPLASIALASMLMYEQTKVAFYSYISYFFILFVSLVVLIVAYNTIKHMFKKEICIME; encoded by the coding sequence ATGGAACAAGAGAATTTAAAGAAAATTCCAAACCGTCTTCAATTTTTCCCAGTAATGATGTTTGCTATTGTTATGGGGCTTAGTGGGCTTACGCTCGTATTTAGAAAAGCGCATGAGACACTGCATTTTAGTGCTCTTCTTGATCTAAGCTTATCTTTTTTAACTGTTGCTGTATTTATTGCAGTGTTGTTGACGTATGGCATTAAAATCATAAAATATACCGCACAAGTCAAACAAGAGTTTAATCATCCTATTCGTATTAACTTTTTTGCCGCGATTTCAATTTCATTTATTTTGGTCTCTATGATTGTACACCCAATGCAAAAAGCATTGTCGTATGATTTATTTATCATTGGGGCTGTGTTACATGCTTTTTTTACTTTTTATACTTTGTCTTTTTGGATCAATAAAAGCTTAGAGATACAACATTCCAATCCTGCATGGTTCATCCCTATTGTAGGAAATTTGATTGTGCCAATTGGTGGGGTAGGGTTTGTTGATGATGCTGTGTTGCTCTATTTCTTTTCTATTGGTATTTTCTTTTGGATTATCATGTTGGCGATTATTTTAAATCGTATCATTTTTCATGTACAGTTTGCACAAAAGTTTATGCCTACGCTGTTTATTTTGATTGCTCCCCCTTCAATTGGACTGCTCTCATACTTTAAACTTACGCATGAGTTGGATATGTTTGCATACATTTTATTTAATTTGGGATTGTTTTTCACACTGCTGTTATTGTTTATGTATAAAAGTTTTTTAAATATCAAGTTTTTTATTTCTTGGTGGGCATTTACATTCCCTTTAGCTTCAATTGCATTGGCCAGTATGCTCATGTACGAGCAGACAAAAGTGGCGTTTTACAGTTACATTTCTTACTTTTTTATTTTGTTTGTAAGCTTAGTTGTGTTAATAGTAGCTTATAATACAATAAAACATATGTTTAAAAAAGAGATATGTATCATGGAGTAA
- a CDS encoding YbgC/FadM family acyl-CoA thioesterase, which produces MKIQVYYEDTDCGGVVYHSNYLNFCERARSNLFFSKGLSPHNDTEFFVVKKIEADYIQPAKFADELEVTTSLVKMKNTSLIMEQNIYRGEEHLFKMLVTVVFLKDMKPTRIPQELLSVFDEN; this is translated from the coding sequence TTGAAAATACAAGTCTATTATGAAGATACAGATTGCGGTGGCGTCGTCTATCACTCAAACTATTTAAACTTTTGCGAACGTGCAAGAAGTAACCTTTTTTTCTCAAAAGGTTTAAGCCCACATAATGACACAGAGTTCTTTGTAGTCAAAAAAATCGAAGCTGACTATATCCAACCTGCAAAGTTTGCAGATGAACTGGAAGTAACTACAAGCTTAGTGAAGATGAAAAATACCTCTTTGATAATGGAGCAAAACATCTACAGAGGCGAAGAGCATCTGTTTAAAATGCTTGTAACGGTTGTATTTTTAAAAGATATGAAACCAACACGTATCCCACAAGAACTTTTGAGTGTCTTTGATGAGAATTAA
- a CDS encoding phospholipase D-like domain-containing protein, translated as MRIKTTLKAALITLLLTLCLHADDRLYFLPNDAKKAEKRIEHLIENANKSIEIAMYNFSLNRFAKALVKAHKSGVEVKVFLDAQKTKDDKSEYEYLKDKGIKVVRIKDAKLHTKLALFDRQTVLFGSSNWTKESFDENYEVIYVTSQEEVVKPFTEFLKNLKD; from the coding sequence ATGAGAATTAAAACAACTTTAAAAGCGGCACTTATAACGCTTTTATTAACTCTTTGTTTACATGCAGATGATAGACTTTACTTTTTACCCAATGATGCTAAAAAGGCTGAGAAACGCATTGAGCATTTAATAGAAAATGCCAATAAGAGCATAGAAATTGCAATGTATAACTTTTCACTCAATCGTTTTGCCAAAGCTTTGGTTAAAGCACATAAAAGTGGGGTAGAGGTCAAAGTTTTTTTAGATGCCCAAAAAACAAAAGATGACAAGAGTGAGTATGAGTATTTAAAAGACAAAGGTATCAAGGTAGTGCGTATCAAAGATGCAAAACTGCATACTAAGTTGGCTTTGTTTGATAGACAAACGGTTCTGTTTGGAAGTTCCAATTGGACCAAAGAGTCGTTTGATGAAAACTATGAGGTCATTTACGTCACTTCACAAGAAGAAGTGGTCAAACCATTTACAGAATTTTTAAAAAATTTAAAGGATTAG
- a CDS encoding malate dehydrogenase, with product MAKTKKIVDLKPYNFSYDENGLTYKLLTLKRDKMNIEMAVFQGEKFLKNDFKPFAQIPKSLKSKINPL from the coding sequence ATGGCAAAAACAAAAAAGATAGTTGATTTAAAACCGTACAATTTTTCATACGATGAAAACGGTCTGACATATAAACTTTTAACTCTCAAACGAGATAAAATGAACATAGAAATGGCTGTTTTTCAAGGAGAAAAATTTTTAAAAAATGATTTTAAACCATTTGCACAAATACCAAAAAGTTTAAAAAGTAAAATAAATCCTTTGTAG